A single Streptomyces mirabilis DNA region contains:
- a CDS encoding dienelactone hydrolase family protein — translation MSELPKPTGAPAHQNVTFPSAGTTAHGYLALPPSGQGPGVIVIQEWWGLTDHIAQVADRLAAEGFVALAPDLYGGNVAHDSSEAFRMMKELPVSRGVELLSGAVDHLLRLPEVTSDTVGAVGFCMGGGFVLYLAAADPRVSAAVPFYGVIQGELPDFSRLKAQIQGHYGELDTSIPKENLEQLREAVQQQAGIAADFRLHPANHAFFNDGRPETYDPESAARAWESTVGFLHEQLG, via the coding sequence ATGTCCGAGCTGCCGAAGCCGACCGGAGCCCCCGCCCATCAGAACGTGACGTTCCCCAGCGCCGGAACCACGGCCCACGGCTATCTGGCGCTGCCGCCGTCCGGGCAGGGACCCGGGGTGATCGTCATCCAGGAGTGGTGGGGTCTGACCGACCACATCGCGCAGGTGGCGGACCGGCTGGCCGCGGAGGGCTTCGTGGCCCTCGCGCCCGACCTGTACGGCGGCAATGTCGCCCATGACAGCAGCGAGGCCTTCCGGATGATGAAGGAGCTGCCGGTGTCGCGCGGCGTCGAGCTCCTCTCCGGTGCGGTCGATCACCTGCTCAGGCTGCCCGAGGTCACCTCGGACACGGTGGGCGCGGTCGGCTTCTGCATGGGCGGCGGCTTCGTCCTGTACCTTGCCGCGGCCGACCCCCGGGTCAGCGCGGCGGTTCCGTTCTACGGCGTGATCCAAGGTGAACTGCCCGACTTCTCCCGCCTGAAGGCACAGATCCAGGGTCACTACGGCGAACTCGACACGAGCATCCCGAAGGAGAACCTGGAGCAGCTGAGGGAGGCGGTCCAGCAGCAGGCCGGCATTGCCGCGGACTTCCGTCTCCACCCTGCCAACCACGCCTTCTTCAATGACGGCCGACCGGAGACGTACGACCCCGAGTCGGCCGCGCGGGCCTGGGAGAGCACGGTGGGCTTCCTGCACGAGCAGCTGGGCTGA
- a CDS encoding LysR family transcriptional regulator produces the protein MELRHLQHFVAVAEDQHFTRAAERLMVSQSGLSSSIRALERELQAPLFVRTTRRVTLTEAGRALLGEAERILAQVRSAQDAVAAVQGVLRGTLSLGTEQCIAGVDVAKLLAAFRRRHPDVEIRLRQAGSEALAEEVAAGRLDLAFAVRTRADGDQLRSVPLTSEPMTVLCHPTHHLATAAVVTPQELGGEAFVDFHPDWGPRRTTDAAFAAADVRRTVALEVSDVHSLLELVHEGLGIAVVPRHFGHKREAGALTALPFKGACDASYETVAMLPPPDATSPAARALMVLLDTPQEGA, from the coding sequence ATGGAACTGCGCCACCTTCAGCACTTCGTCGCGGTCGCCGAGGACCAGCATTTCACCCGGGCGGCGGAACGGCTGATGGTGTCCCAGTCGGGTCTGTCGTCCTCCATCCGCGCCCTGGAGCGGGAGCTTCAGGCCCCGCTGTTCGTGCGCACCACCCGTCGGGTCACGCTCACGGAGGCCGGTCGCGCCCTGCTCGGCGAGGCGGAGCGGATCCTCGCCCAGGTCCGCTCGGCGCAGGACGCGGTGGCCGCCGTACAGGGCGTCCTGCGCGGCACGCTCTCCCTGGGCACCGAGCAGTGCATCGCGGGCGTGGATGTGGCCAAGCTCCTCGCCGCGTTCCGGCGGCGCCATCCCGACGTCGAGATCCGGCTGCGGCAGGCGGGCTCCGAGGCGCTGGCCGAGGAGGTCGCCGCGGGCCGTCTCGACCTGGCCTTCGCCGTCAGGACGCGGGCGGACGGGGACCAGCTGCGGTCGGTCCCGCTGACCAGCGAGCCGATGACCGTGCTCTGCCATCCCACCCACCACCTCGCGACCGCCGCCGTGGTCACGCCCCAGGAGCTGGGCGGCGAGGCCTTCGTCGACTTCCACCCCGACTGGGGACCGCGCCGCACCACGGACGCGGCCTTCGCGGCGGCGGACGTACGGCGGACCGTGGCGCTGGAGGTCAGCGACGTGCACAGCCTGCTGGAGCTGGTCCACGAGGGCCTCGGCATCGCCGTCGTGCCCCGCCACTTCGGCCACAAGCGCGAGGCCGGCGCTCTCACCGCCCTCCCTTTCAAGGGCGCCTGTGACGCCTCGTACGAGACCGTCGCCATGCTGCCGCCGCCGGACGCCACCAGTCCGGCGGCGCGGGCGCTGATGGTGCTTCTCGACACCCCGCAAGAGGGGGCCTGA
- a CDS encoding glycoside hydrolase family 19 protein, with translation MSRRRISAVLTALALASATPVLLPASGASAAACSSYPSWVAGRSYVTGDVVRYTDGKTYVAEHDNPGYDPTISTWYWDPYACDGGSTTPSDGFVVSEAQFNQMFPNRSSFYTYSGLRAAMSAYPAFANTGSDTVKKQEAAAFLANVSHETGGLVYVVEQNTANYPHYCDWSQPYGCPAGQSAYYGRGPIQLSWNFNYKAAGDALGIDLLNNPYLVQNDAAVAWKTGLWYWNTQTGPGTMTGHNAMVNGAGFGQTIRSINGSLECDGKNPAQVQSRVDAYQRFVQILGTSAGGNLYC, from the coding sequence GTGTCGAGGCGCCGCATCTCCGCAGTCCTCACCGCCCTCGCCCTCGCGTCCGCCACCCCGGTGCTGCTACCGGCCTCCGGTGCGTCCGCCGCCGCCTGTTCGAGCTATCCGAGCTGGGTGGCCGGGAGGTCGTACGTCACCGGTGACGTCGTCCGCTACACCGACGGGAAGACCTACGTCGCCGAGCACGACAACCCCGGCTACGACCCCACCATCAGCACCTGGTACTGGGACCCCTACGCCTGCGACGGAGGCTCCACGACTCCCTCCGACGGCTTCGTGGTGAGCGAGGCGCAGTTCAACCAGATGTTCCCGAACCGGAGTTCCTTCTACACCTACAGCGGTCTGCGGGCGGCGATGAGCGCCTACCCGGCCTTCGCCAACACCGGCAGCGACACCGTGAAGAAGCAGGAGGCCGCGGCCTTCCTCGCCAACGTCAGCCACGAGACCGGCGGCCTGGTCTACGTGGTGGAGCAGAACACCGCCAACTACCCCCACTACTGCGACTGGAGCCAGCCCTACGGCTGCCCGGCCGGACAGTCGGCCTACTACGGCCGCGGCCCGATCCAGCTCAGCTGGAACTTCAACTACAAGGCCGCGGGTGACGCGCTCGGTATCGACCTCCTCAACAACCCCTACCTGGTGCAGAACGATGCCGCCGTGGCCTGGAAGACCGGCCTCTGGTACTGGAACACCCAGACAGGTCCCGGCACCATGACGGGTCACAACGCCATGGTCAACGGCGCCGGATTCGGCCAGACCATCCGCAGCATCAATGGCTCCCTGGAGTGCGACGGCAAGAACCCGGCGCAGGTGCAGAGCAGGGTGGACGCCTACCAGCGGTTCGTGCAGATCCTCGGGACCTCGGCCGGCGGCAACCTCTACTGCTGA
- a CDS encoding oxidoreductase: MTTEQQQQPLHSGFDAASSAEDVIKGVDLTGKVAVVTGGYSGIGLETVRVLRAAGAEVVVPARDTERARAALKGIDGVETATMDLLDPDSIDAFAGRFLDSGRPLHILVNSAGVMATPLTRDARGYEVQFATNHLGHFQLVARLWPALRRAHGARVVSVSSWGHRFSPVLFDDPHFEHHAYDRWVAYGQSKTANILFALGVDERGKADGIRAFALHPGSIVDTGLKKYLAEEDLRAVGVLDADGRPILDPERQLKTVEQGAATSVWCATSPLLEGRGGVYCENSDIAPPMSAEEGREWSLGNRSAKAGVVPYAVDPAAVDRLWELSERLTA; this comes from the coding sequence ATGACCACCGAGCAACAGCAGCAGCCCCTCCACTCCGGGTTCGACGCCGCGTCCAGCGCCGAGGACGTCATCAAGGGCGTCGACCTGACCGGCAAGGTCGCCGTCGTCACCGGCGGCTACTCCGGCATCGGCCTGGAGACCGTGCGCGTCCTGCGGGCCGCCGGCGCCGAGGTCGTCGTACCGGCACGGGACACCGAAAGGGCGCGGGCCGCGCTCAAGGGGATCGACGGCGTCGAGACCGCGACCATGGATCTGCTGGATCCGGACTCGATCGACGCGTTCGCCGGGCGCTTCCTCGACTCCGGGCGCCCACTGCACATCCTCGTCAACAGCGCGGGCGTCATGGCGACGCCGCTGACGCGCGACGCCCGGGGGTACGAGGTGCAGTTCGCCACGAACCACCTCGGCCACTTCCAGCTGGTCGCCCGCCTGTGGCCGGCGCTGCGCCGGGCGCACGGGGCCCGGGTCGTCTCGGTGTCCTCGTGGGGCCACCGGTTCTCGCCCGTCCTGTTCGACGACCCGCACTTCGAGCACCACGCGTACGACCGCTGGGTCGCCTACGGGCAGTCGAAGACGGCGAACATCCTCTTCGCGCTCGGTGTCGACGAGCGGGGGAAGGCGGACGGGATCCGGGCCTTCGCCCTGCACCCGGGAAGCATCGTCGACACCGGTCTGAAGAAGTACCTGGCCGAGGAGGACCTCAGGGCCGTCGGCGTCCTCGACGCGGACGGCCGGCCGATCCTCGACCCGGAGCGGCAGCTGAAGACCGTCGAGCAGGGGGCGGCCACCAGCGTGTGGTGCGCGACCAGCCCCCTGCTCGAGGGCAGGGGAGGCGTGTACTGCGAGAACAGCGACATCGCCCCTCCGATGTCCGCGGAGGAGGGCCGTGAGTGGTCCCTCGGGAACAGGTCGGCGAAGGCCGGCGTGGTGCCCTACGCCGTGGACCCGGCGGCGGTCGACCGCCTCTGGGAGCTCAGCGAGCGGCTCACCGCCTGA
- a CDS encoding carotenoid oxygenase family protein: MADHTRRTVLRGTAVAAARGLVGAMGGRVAAAAAPVSGAATQGGHRFPFLEGAFKPVTEELTAFDLPVTGRVPRELNGRFLRNGPNILGLEDPRAHHWMLGEGMVHGVRLRDGRAEWYRNRWVRSASVARKLGEPYPGPVPPDDFPCNTHVMGYKGRILALQESGPLPYELDHELNTVGTYDFRGTLEGAFTAHTKFDAAAGELHAIAYYPTWDHVRHQVIDHTGRVARTTRIPVADAPMMHDFALTEKYVVIFDLPITFDPAGAERGDIVPYVWNEKHPTRVGLLPRAGGEVRWFEVDPVYYSHTLNAYDEGSSVVVDMTTYPAPFHVAGRGSDGPYGAGTASLERWTIDVAHGRVRTRTLDDRPQEFPRVHEALVSRRHRYAYTAAAADMTLAYLTPDGNPPDRAFANALIKHDLLRGTTQVHRLPRDAAAGEAVFVPSEGARAEDDGYAIAYVHNPDRGGADLVILAAQDFTGEPVARVHLPGRVPLGFHGSWIPDA, encoded by the coding sequence ATGGCGGATCACACACGGCGGACGGTCCTGCGCGGGACTGCGGTCGCGGCGGCCCGAGGGCTCGTCGGCGCGATGGGGGGCCGGGTGGCAGCGGCGGCGGCACCGGTGTCGGGCGCGGCGACACAGGGCGGGCATCGGTTCCCGTTCCTCGAAGGGGCGTTCAAGCCCGTCACCGAGGAGCTGACGGCGTTCGACCTGCCGGTCACCGGCCGCGTCCCGCGCGAGCTGAACGGCCGCTTCCTGCGCAACGGTCCCAACATCCTGGGCCTGGAGGACCCGCGCGCCCACCACTGGATGCTCGGTGAGGGCATGGTGCACGGCGTGCGGCTGCGGGACGGCCGCGCGGAGTGGTACCGCAACCGCTGGGTCCGCTCGGCCTCCGTGGCCAGGAAGCTCGGCGAGCCGTACCCCGGGCCCGTCCCGCCGGACGACTTCCCGTGCAACACCCATGTGATGGGGTACAAGGGACGGATCCTGGCCCTCCAGGAGAGCGGGCCGCTGCCGTACGAACTCGACCACGAGCTCAATACGGTGGGCACGTACGACTTCCGCGGCACCCTCGAAGGAGCCTTCACCGCCCACACCAAGTTCGACGCGGCGGCCGGCGAGCTGCACGCGATCGCCTACTACCCCACCTGGGACCACGTCCGGCACCAGGTGATCGACCACACGGGCCGGGTCGCGAGGACCACGCGGATCCCGGTGGCGGACGCGCCGATGATGCACGACTTCGCGCTCACCGAGAAGTACGTCGTGATCTTCGACCTGCCCATCACCTTCGACCCCGCGGGAGCCGAGCGGGGCGACATCGTGCCGTACGTCTGGAACGAGAAGCACCCGACGCGGGTGGGTCTGCTGCCGCGCGCGGGCGGCGAGGTCCGTTGGTTCGAGGTGGATCCCGTCTACTACTCGCACACCCTGAACGCGTACGACGAGGGCTCGTCCGTGGTTGTCGACATGACGACCTACCCGGCGCCCTTCCATGTCGCGGGCCGCGGCTCCGACGGACCGTACGGGGCCGGCACGGCCTCCCTCGAACGCTGGACGATCGACGTGGCGCACGGCCGGGTGCGCACCAGGACGCTCGACGACCGCCCGCAGGAGTTCCCGCGCGTCCACGAGGCGTTGGTGTCCAGGCGGCACCGTTACGCCTACACGGCGGCCGCCGCCGACATGACCCTGGCGTACCTGACGCCCGACGGGAACCCGCCCGACCGGGCCTTCGCCAACGCGTTGATCAAGCACGACCTGCTCCGCGGGACCACCCAGGTCCACCGGCTGCCGCGGGACGCCGCCGCGGGGGAAGCCGTCTTCGTACCCTCCGAGGGCGCACGTGCCGAGGACGACGGCTACGCGATCGCCTATGTGCACAACCCCGATCGCGGGGGCGCCGACCTGGTGATCCTGGCCGCCCAGGACTTCACGGGCGAGCCGGTCGCCCGGGTCCATCTCCCGGGACGGGTGCCGCTCGGCTTCCACGGGAGTTGGATTCCGGACGCGTGA
- a CDS encoding aldo/keto reductase, with the protein MRNCRDDLGTITAAAAGSWTLGDLPVRRIGFGAMRLTGSAAFHLGTPSERERSIAVLRRAIELGVDHIDTAAFYFSSLRSANELINSALAPYADHLVIATKVGPFRDYSGEWGTPARPDQLRAHVEENLRQLGRDHLDLVYLRRTGQDSIAEHFGALAELREAGLIRHLGISSIGLRHLEEARAIAPVVSVQNRYGLDSPDAGTDELLRRCGELGVAFVPFFAIAGKGGEQGPSGTDGDEEVLAVARAHGATPAQVRLAWTLRQGPHVLAIPGTGSPDHLVENVAAGALRLTDDELARLDALHRPGG; encoded by the coding sequence GTGCGAAACTGCCGCGATGACCTCGGAACGATCACCGCGGCAGCCGCGGGCAGCTGGACACTCGGAGATCTCCCCGTCCGCCGCATCGGCTTCGGCGCGATGCGGCTGACGGGCAGCGCGGCCTTCCACCTCGGCACGCCGAGCGAACGCGAACGGTCGATCGCCGTGCTGCGCCGCGCGATCGAGCTGGGTGTCGACCACATCGACACCGCCGCGTTCTACTTCTCGTCGCTGCGCTCCGCGAACGAGCTGATCAACAGCGCGCTGGCCCCGTACGCGGACCACCTGGTCATCGCCACCAAGGTCGGGCCGTTCCGCGACTACTCGGGGGAGTGGGGCACCCCGGCCCGGCCGGACCAGCTCCGCGCCCATGTCGAGGAGAACCTGCGGCAGCTGGGTCGCGACCACCTCGACCTCGTGTACCTGCGGCGGACGGGGCAGGACTCGATCGCCGAACACTTCGGCGCGCTTGCCGAGCTGCGCGAGGCGGGGCTGATCCGGCACCTCGGCATTTCGAGCATCGGACTCCGGCACCTCGAGGAGGCGCGGGCCATCGCGCCGGTGGTGAGCGTGCAGAACCGGTACGGGCTCGACTCCCCGGACGCCGGGACCGACGAACTCCTGCGCAGGTGCGGGGAACTGGGCGTCGCGTTCGTGCCGTTCTTCGCGATCGCCGGCAAGGGCGGTGAGCAGGGCCCGAGCGGCACCGACGGCGACGAGGAGGTGCTTGCCGTCGCGCGTGCGCACGGCGCGACGCCCGCGCAGGTACGCCTCGCGTGGACCCTGCGGCAGGGCCCGCACGTGCTCGCCATCCCCGGCACCGGCAGCCCGGACCACCTCGTCGAGAACGTCGCCGCGGGCGCGCTGCGGCTCACCGACGACGAGTTGGCCCGCCTCGACGCACTCCATCGGCCGGGCGGGTGA
- a CDS encoding adenosine deaminase — protein MTAPRIDIDIIRRLPKAVLHDHLDGGLRPATLVELAGTVGHTLPTTDPDALAAWYYEAANSGDLVRYIATFEHTLAVMQTREGLLRTAEEYVLDLAEDGVVYGEVRYAPELMVNGGLTLPEVVETVQEGLAAGMAKAAAAGTPVRVGTLLCGMRMFDRTREIADLAVAFRDAGVVGFDIAGAEDGFPPADHLAAFEHLRGESVPFTIHAGEAHGLPSIHQALQVCGAQRIGHGVRITEDIVDGKLGRLAGWVRDRRIALEMCPTSNLQTGAATSIAEHPITALRDLGFRVTLNTDNRLVSGTTMTREMALLVEEAGWTVEDLRTVTVNAVKSAFIPFDERKALIEDVVLPGYAL, from the coding sequence ATGACCGCGCCCCGCATCGACATCGACATCATCCGCCGTCTCCCCAAGGCCGTGCTGCACGACCACCTCGACGGCGGCCTGCGCCCCGCCACCCTGGTGGAGCTCGCCGGGACGGTCGGCCACACGCTGCCCACCACCGACCCGGACGCGCTGGCCGCCTGGTACTACGAGGCCGCCAATTCCGGTGACCTGGTGCGCTACATAGCCACCTTCGAGCACACCCTCGCCGTGATGCAGACCCGTGAGGGCCTGCTGCGCACGGCCGAGGAGTACGTGCTCGACCTGGCCGAGGACGGCGTCGTCTACGGCGAGGTCCGGTACGCGCCCGAGCTGATGGTGAACGGCGGGCTGACCCTGCCCGAGGTCGTCGAGACCGTGCAGGAGGGCCTGGCGGCCGGTATGGCCAAGGCGGCGGCAGCGGGCACCCCGGTCCGGGTCGGCACCCTGCTGTGCGGGATGCGCATGTTCGACCGCACCCGGGAGATCGCCGACCTCGCGGTCGCGTTCCGGGACGCCGGCGTCGTCGGCTTCGACATCGCGGGGGCCGAGGACGGCTTCCCGCCCGCCGACCACCTCGCCGCCTTCGAGCACCTGCGCGGCGAGAGCGTCCCGTTCACCATCCACGCCGGTGAGGCCCACGGCCTGCCCAGCATCCACCAGGCCCTCCAGGTCTGTGGCGCCCAGCGCATCGGTCACGGCGTCCGCATCACCGAGGACATCGTCGACGGCAAGCTCGGCCGCCTCGCGGGCTGGGTGCGCGACCGCCGTATCGCCCTGGAGATGTGCCCGACGTCGAACCTCCAGACGGGCGCCGCGACCTCCATCGCCGAGCACCCCATCACCGCCCTGCGCGACCTCGGCTTCCGCGTCACCCTGAACACCGACAACCGTCTGGTGTCGGGCACCACGATGACGCGCGAGATGGCGCTGCTGGTCGAGGAGGCGGGCTGGACGGTGGAGGACCTGCGCACGGTCACGGTGAACGCCGTGAAGAGCGCGTTCATCCCGTTCGACGAGCGCAAGGCCCTCATCGAGGACGTCGTGCTGCCCGGCTACGCCCTCTGA
- a CDS encoding mycothiol transferase, with product MHAKDILIDAYSRIQEEVHAAVGGLPPDVLNARPSDDANSVSWLVWHLTRVQDDHVADAAGLEQVWLSQDWEKRFGLDLPRRDTGYGHSSAKVAKVRVDSGDLLTGYYDAVHEQTLEFVRGLAAKDFERIVDERWDPPVTLGVRLVSVLSDDLQHVGQAAYVRGLVQRA from the coding sequence ATGCATGCAAAGGACATCCTCATCGACGCGTACAGCCGCATCCAGGAAGAGGTCCATGCCGCCGTCGGGGGCCTGCCGCCGGACGTTCTCAACGCCCGCCCCTCGGACGACGCCAACTCCGTCTCATGGCTGGTCTGGCACCTCACCCGCGTCCAGGACGACCATGTCGCGGACGCCGCCGGGCTCGAGCAGGTCTGGCTCTCGCAGGACTGGGAGAAGCGCTTCGGCCTCGATCTGCCGCGCCGGGACACGGGGTACGGGCACAGCTCCGCGAAGGTCGCCAAGGTGCGGGTCGACTCCGGTGACCTACTGACCGGGTACTACGACGCCGTGCACGAACAGACGCTGGAGTTCGTGCGCGGGCTGGCCGCCAAGGACTTCGAGCGGATCGTGGACGAGCGCTGGGATCCCCCCGTCACGCTGGGCGTACGGCTGGTCAGCGTCCTGTCCGACGATCTGCAGCACGTCGGACAGGCCGCCTATGTACGGGGGCTGGTTCAGAGGGCGTAG
- a CDS encoding VOC family protein, whose amino-acid sequence MRRIALVTLVVDDYDEAIRFYTEALGFRLVEDQPRPDGSRWVVVEPGTEGGGSGLLLARAKDEAQRGRVGDQTGGRVGFFLHTDDFARDHARMCEAGVTFLEEPRHEPYGSVVVFQDLYGNRWDLLQPAA is encoded by the coding sequence ATGCGACGCATCGCGCTGGTCACCCTCGTCGTCGACGACTACGACGAGGCGATCCGCTTCTACACCGAAGCCCTCGGGTTCCGGCTCGTCGAGGACCAGCCGCGGCCCGACGGCTCCCGCTGGGTCGTCGTCGAGCCGGGCACGGAGGGCGGCGGCAGCGGACTGCTGCTGGCCCGGGCCAAGGACGAGGCGCAGCGCGGCCGGGTCGGCGACCAGACCGGCGGGCGCGTGGGCTTCTTCCTGCACACCGACGACTTCGCCCGCGACCACGCCCGCATGTGCGAGGCGGGCGTCACCTTCCTGGAAGAGCCGCGCCACGAACCGTACGGCTCGGTCGTCGTCTTCCAGGACCTGTACGGAAACCGCTGGGACCTGCTCCAGCCCGCCGCCTGA
- the mgrA gene encoding L-glyceraldehyde 3-phosphate reductase, with product MYTAHPDRYADMPYRRTGRSGLKLPALSLGLWHNFGPDRPVETQRAILRRAFDLGVTHFDLANNYGPPPGAAESALGDALKADFGPHRDELVISTKAGYLMWPGPYGEWGSRKYLLSSLDQSLARMGLDYVDIFYSHRPDPETPLEETMGALHSAVQQGKALYVGVSNYSAEQTREAARILGELGTPLLIHQPRYSMLDRRPEDEGLLDTLDELQVGSIAYSPLEQGLLTSRYLDGIPEGSRAASDSPFLSADTVTEDLVRQLRALDEIAKSRGQSLAQLALAWVLRGGRVTSALIGASSPQQLEDSVAATRALDFTAEELARIDAIIKA from the coding sequence TTGTACACCGCACACCCCGACCGTTACGCGGACATGCCCTACCGGCGCACCGGACGCAGCGGACTGAAGCTGCCCGCGCTGTCGCTCGGCCTGTGGCACAACTTCGGCCCCGACCGGCCGGTGGAGACCCAGCGCGCGATCCTGCGCCGCGCCTTCGACCTCGGTGTCACCCACTTCGACCTGGCCAACAACTACGGTCCGCCGCCCGGCGCCGCCGAGTCGGCCCTCGGCGACGCCCTGAAGGCGGACTTCGGGCCCCACCGCGACGAGCTGGTCATCTCCACCAAGGCCGGATACCTGATGTGGCCGGGCCCCTACGGCGAATGGGGCTCCCGCAAGTACCTGCTGTCCTCGCTCGACCAGAGCCTGGCCCGGATGGGCCTGGACTACGTGGACATCTTCTACTCGCACCGCCCCGACCCGGAGACTCCCCTGGAGGAGACGATGGGCGCCCTGCACTCGGCGGTCCAGCAGGGCAAGGCGCTCTACGTCGGTGTCTCCAACTACTCCGCGGAGCAGACCCGGGAAGCCGCCCGCATCCTGGGCGAGCTGGGCACCCCGCTGCTGATCCACCAGCCGCGCTACTCGATGCTCGACCGCCGGCCCGAGGACGAGGGGCTCCTGGACACGCTGGACGAGCTGCAGGTCGGCTCCATCGCCTACTCCCCGCTGGAGCAGGGCCTGCTCACCAGCCGCTACCTCGACGGCATCCCGGAGGGCTCGCGCGCCGCCAGCGACAGCCCCTTCCTGAGCGCCGACACGGTCACCGAGGACCTGGTACGGCAGCTGCGCGCCCTCGACGAGATCGCCAAGTCCCGCGGCCAGTCCCTGGCGCAGCTGGCGCTCGCCTGGGTGCTGCGCGGCGGCCGGGTGACCTCCGCGCTCATCGGCGCGAGCAGCCCCCAGCAGCTGGAGGACAGCGTCGCGGCCACCCGCGCCCTGGACTTCACCGCGGAGGAGCTGGCGCGGATCGACGCGATCATCAAGGCCTGA
- a CDS encoding sodium-dependent transporter, producing the protein MTPTPTAKSPLTRLRDHLGWAVGASYLAAAALPAPGLWLRHPHMIGAAGIPHIAFETPRFLLSLLLFTAGLQVPIHELRALVKRPTALLTGLVLHLVAPLLIIPGVAFALSQSPDSDGGSGMIAAMILIVAMPVAAGATVWTSKGDGDQSTTVGLVLASTLVSPITIPVTMTALCPLLSGDYANTLSGAALTTGHAFALTGVLLPCGAGILCRLALPDRALTRLLDVAVPTAMVGSLLLTYINAGGVLGPFLTHPEPVLLVAALVVAATVCGLSFGLGRITARALRLDGPAGASVTLACGMNNSSASAVLITTTLPDRPHVLLPVLAYSLLQKVAAGRVVRAGLRRGARA; encoded by the coding sequence ATGACTCCCACCCCCACCGCGAAGTCCCCCCTCACCCGGCTCCGTGACCACCTCGGCTGGGCCGTCGGCGCGTCCTACCTCGCCGCCGCGGCCCTGCCGGCGCCGGGGCTGTGGTTGCGTCATCCGCACATGATCGGGGCGGCCGGGATACCGCACATCGCCTTCGAGACCCCTCGTTTCCTGCTCTCCCTGCTCCTGTTCACCGCCGGCCTGCAGGTGCCGATCCACGAACTGCGGGCATTGGTCAAGCGCCCCACCGCGCTGCTGACCGGGCTCGTCCTCCATCTGGTCGCACCCCTGCTGATCATTCCGGGCGTCGCGTTCGCGCTGAGCCAGTCGCCCGACAGCGACGGGGGCAGCGGAATGATCGCGGCGATGATCCTGATCGTCGCGATGCCGGTGGCGGCCGGAGCCACCGTGTGGACGAGCAAGGGGGACGGCGACCAGTCGACGACCGTGGGCCTGGTGCTGGCGTCCACGCTCGTCAGCCCGATCACCATCCCGGTCACCATGACGGCCCTGTGCCCCCTGCTGAGCGGCGACTACGCGAACACGCTGTCGGGGGCCGCCCTGACCACCGGACACGCCTTCGCGCTCACGGGAGTCCTGCTCCCCTGCGGCGCCGGAATCCTGTGCCGGCTCGCCCTGCCGGACCGTGCGCTGACCCGCCTCCTCGACGTCGCGGTCCCCACGGCGATGGTCGGCTCGCTGCTCCTGACGTACATCAACGCGGGCGGTGTCCTCGGCCCCTTCCTCACCCATCCCGAACCGGTACTGCTGGTGGCGGCGCTGGTCGTCGCCGCCACCGTCTGCGGCCTGTCGTTCGGCCTGGGCCGGATCACGGCCCGTGCGCTGCGCCTGGACGGTCCGGCGGGCGCCTCCGTGACACTGGCCTGCGGGATGAACAACAGCAGCGCGAGCGCGGTCCTCATCACGACGACCCTGCCCGACCGGCCGCACGTCCTGCTGCCGGTACTGGCGTACAGCCTGCTGCAGAAGGTGGCCGCGGGGCGCGTCGTGCGGGCCGGGCTCAGGCGGGGCGCCCGCGCATGA
- a CDS encoding phosphatase PAP2 family protein has translation MRRADATELAGSTAVGSLVAFVLLTLVVTGQDGAPLFGDQDLNAWSADHRPPVALAVARGLTYTGTGLVPYMLVALAGVVLGRTARQRILFALGCVGCLAAAQAVRYGVMSLVARPRPATAEWATHASGWSFPSGHTTTSAIAGGLLILAVLARAPRGGRALAALLACWAVLVGLTRVYLGVHWFSDVLGGWLFALCWLSLSVYALARIAPHTFSSISALRLRPGPKTTEERPDDSHPHREVPPHPAP, from the coding sequence ATGAGGCGCGCGGACGCGACCGAACTCGCGGGATCGACCGCGGTCGGCAGCCTGGTCGCCTTCGTGCTGCTGACGCTGGTCGTGACCGGCCAGGACGGCGCCCCGCTCTTCGGTGACCAGGACCTCAACGCCTGGTCCGCGGACCACCGCCCACCCGTCGCGCTGGCCGTGGCCCGCGGTCTGACCTACACGGGCACGGGCCTCGTGCCGTACATGCTGGTCGCGCTGGCGGGTGTCGTCCTCGGCCGCACCGCACGGCAGCGGATCCTCTTCGCCCTCGGCTGCGTCGGCTGTCTCGCCGCCGCCCAGGCGGTCCGGTACGGCGTGATGTCCCTGGTCGCCCGCCCCCGCCCCGCGACGGCGGAGTGGGCCACGCACGCCTCCGGCTGGTCCTTCCCCTCGGGCCACACCACCACGTCCGCCATCGCCGGCGGACTGCTCATTCTCGCGGTGCTCGCCCGGGCGCCCCGCGGCGGACGGGCCCTCGCGGCGCTTCTCGCCTGCTGGGCCGTCCTGGTCGGACTCACCAGGGTCTACCTGGGCGTCCACTGGTTCTCCGACGTGCTCGGCGGCTGGCTGTTCGCCCTGTGCTGGCTGAGCCTCAGCGTCTACGCCCTCGCCCGCATCGCCCCGCACACGTTCTCCTCCATATCGGCGCTCCGTCTCCGCCCAGGTCCCAAGACGACGGAAGAGCGCCCCGATGACTCCCACCCCCACCGCGAAGTCCCCCCTCACCCGGCTCCGTGA